The following proteins are co-located in the Chiroxiphia lanceolata isolate bChiLan1 chromosome 7, bChiLan1.pri, whole genome shotgun sequence genome:
- the LOC116789404 gene encoding extensin-like: MEGCKRKAKKNKCFTEPQRINEAGPSSSITHLNTIPSISKLLQGEGSLPFPRQPHQAASYAASPDVTDPVPWFGQLTANKARKADRDTLWDPPDTDWDTPGTPRTPTGTHPRDAPRDTPWDPPDTDRDTPPGHPGHRPGHRPGHPPWTPRTQTGTPPRDTPDTDRDTDRDTPPGHPGHRPGHPPGTPPTQTGTPPRDTPDTDRDPSDPDRDTPGTPPETQPGTPRTPPGTSRTPTGTPPGTPRTPTGTAPGHTPAHPGHPWDPTGHRPGHPRDTPRDTPRDTDRDITRDPPDTDRDTPGPPRTLTGTPLGHPL, encoded by the exons ATGGAGGGCtgtaaaaggaaagcaaagaagaacAAGTGCTTCACAGAACCCCAGAGGATTAACGAAGCTGGGCCA AGCTCCTCCATCACTCACCTCAACACCATCCCAAGTATTTCTAAACTTTTACAAGGGGAAGGCTCCCTCCCCTTTCCAAGACAGCCTCACCAGGCCGCCAGCTATGCTGCTTCTCCAGACGTTACCGATCCAGTCCCCTGGTTCGGTCAGCTCACAGCCAACAAAGCCAGAAAAGCAG ACCGGGACACCCTCTGGGACCCCCCGGACACCGACTGGGACACACCCGGGACACCCCGGACACCCACCGGGACACACCCCCGGGACGCCCCCCGGGAcaccccctgggaccccccggACACCGACCGGGACACACCCCCGGGACACCCCGGACACAGACCGGGACACAGACCGGGACACCCCCCCTGGACACCCCGGACACAGACCGGGACACCCCCCCGGGACACCCCGGACACAGACCGGGACACAGACCGGGACACCCCCCCGGGACACCCCGGACACAGACCGGGAcacccccccgggacccccccgacACAGACCGGGACACCCCCCCGGGACACCCCGGACACAGACCGGGACCCCTCGGACCCCGACCGGGacacccctgggacaccccccgAGACACAGCCCGGGACCCCCCGGACACCCCCCGGGACATCCCGGACACCGACCGGGAcaccccctgggaccccccggACACCGACCGGGACAGCCCCGGGACACACCCCGGCACACCCGGGACACCCCTGGGACCCCACCGGACACCGACCGGGACACCCCCGGGACACACCCAGGGACACACCCCGGGATACCGACCGAGATATCACCCGGGACCCCCCGGACACCGACCGGGACACCCCTGGGCCCCCCCGAACACTGACTGGGACACCGCTGGGAcaccccctgtga